From the ANME-2 cluster archaeon genome, one window contains:
- a CDS encoding 30S ribosomal protein S13: MAKKKENSEQDEIKHIVRIANTDLEGKKSVQYSLTGIKGINRRIARIISDRSNVDPSATIGYLDDEKIDSLKKTIEEIKSILPTWMLNRRKDLMTGDDKHILATDILLTKREDLNTLKKTRSYRGVRHERGHKVRGQRTRSSGRRGLTVGVKRKPK; the protein is encoded by the coding sequence ATGGCAAAGAAAAAAGAGAATAGCGAACAGGATGAAATTAAACATATAGTGCGTATCGCCAATACTGACCTTGAAGGTAAAAAGAGCGTACAATATTCCCTTACCGGCATCAAGGGCATAAACAGGCGCATAGCACGTATTATTTCTGATAGATCCAATGTTGACCCGAGTGCAACAATTGGGTATCTGGATGATGAAAAGATCGATTCATTGAAAAAGACTATTGAGGAAATTAAATCCATTTTACCCACATGGATGCTCAACAGGAGAAAAGACTTAATGACCGGGGATGACAAGCATATTCTCGCAACAGATATTCTACTTACTAAAAGAGAGGACCTGAACACCCTGAAAAAGACCAGGTCGTATAGGGGTGTCAGGCACGAGCGCGGTCATAAAGTGAGAGGCCAAAGAACAAGATCCTCAGGCAGGAGAGGGCTTACTGTGGGTGTCAAGAGGAAGCCTAAATAG
- a CDS encoding 30S ribosomal protein S11, translating to MVEGKWGIAHIQASFNNTIITITDLTGAETIAKISGGMVVKAARDESSPYTAMQMANQLSDKLKDRGIMGIHVKVRAPGGNKQRSPGPGAQAAIRAFARAGIRIGRIEDVTPIPHDGTQSKGGRRGRRV from the coding sequence ATGGTAGAAGGAAAATGGGGTATTGCCCATATACAGGCATCATTCAATAATACCATAATTACAATAACCGACCTGACAGGAGCAGAGACCATTGCTAAGATCAGCGGAGGAATGGTCGTTAAGGCGGCCCGCGACGAGAGTTCTCCATATACTGCAATGCAGATGGCTAACCAGCTATCTGATAAGCTCAAGGATAGGGGTATAATGGGTATTCATGTCAAGGTCCGTGCACCTGGTGGTAATAAACAGAGGAGTCCGGGTCCCGGTGCCCAGGCAGCCATACGGGCATTTGCCAGGGCTGGTATCAGGATCGGCAGGATCGAGGATGTTACACCCATACCACATGACGGCACACAATCCAAAGGCGGACGCCGTGGACGTAGAGTTTAA
- a CDS encoding HEAT repeat domain-containing protein, whose protein sequence is MVEALINEDASVRKYAAMGLTQVSDKKAIKPLIHALDDEDIRVRKYAAKALGNIGEDVIEPLVKILENKDNFSKKRLLRAVVEALGFVGNSKAVDPLIRALSIKDVYVKKVAALALGKLNNPKVIKSLENCLNDENKQVKEAAKQSIDMIKRKKNY, encoded by the coding sequence ATGGTAGAAGCTCTGATAAATGAAGATGCCAGTGTTAGAAAATATGCAGCAATGGGTCTTACTCAGGTTTCCGATAAAAAAGCAATAAAGCCACTTATTCATGCTTTGGATGATGAAGATATTCGTGTTCGGAAATATGCAGCTAAAGCATTGGGGAATATTGGAGAAGACGTTATAGAACCTCTAGTTAAAATTTTGGAAAATAAAGATAATTTCAGTAAAAAGAGATTATTAAGAGCAGTTGTGGAGGCTTTGGGATTTGTCGGAAATTCAAAAGCAGTGGATCCACTTATTAGAGCTCTTTCTATTAAAGATGTATATGTTAAAAAAGTTGCAGCTCTTGCACTCGGAAAATTGAACAATCCAAAAGTTATTAAATCACTTGAAAATTGTTTAAATGATGAAAATAAGCAAGTTAAGGAAGCTGCAAAACAATCTATAGATATGATCAAACGTAAAAAAAATTATTGA
- a CDS encoding ATP-dependent helicase has protein sequence MTLNELLTTSTKRQLDAIQHTRGPLLILAGAGTGKTTTITTKIAYMVKEQGIDPGQILALTFSREAAGHMKAKVEQLLGGLEVHVSTFHSFCAEVIRENADKCGVSPEFSILEDVDTSIMLHMKLGINIRDATLYTSSISKAKDLNITIENMEDFLQGRKQLLREMEPDEGKWEQLYHDNTTRLNTFHLLDDAKKKALKEEKKGWIHFNEEYTEYARYRDMVQTWKRYETAKKKRNALDYGDLNKKALEFLHTYGTHGATDRYKYIIIDEFQDTNYVQFELIRLLAGKEKNVTVVADPNQTIYAFRGAYTNNIQEFIRNFDVGSDDIVSLDVSFRSTNKILRVSHDLIRHNYGPDQTDLLIQLHNNDEVEGGDVHIVETADENEEARYIVEQIETCLEHGVDRSDIAVLYRTHTQGRRIRQALERRGHAVRVKDDTDFLKRPETKTALAYLYVLDNLVNPRARGTESWWRLFHYNHALDTGDSIIIGEYLKKHRVSFQDAIYNHFSELGLSPSGQQVVKQMKRRIDGLKDKLVLDVSDILIEILDASGLSRQFTFDDTRENREAMLNLRNLHEMALKFETSHGRELGDFIAYLEILDEMGKNPPAARIMEEDAVNLMTIHSSKGLEFNTVFVTNMAKDRFPLFRGGVEPLIPIELIDLYRDLLKQDFSSRSKRLSAIRELKREIKLEEERRLCYVAMTRAREHLYLTLGIRYGARERHPSEFLVDIRYDNWRAVDKDEVDVPDITYLRDSEVSSREVIRDSELECIKTHRKKLVIESLDLGSFEENLGHLLAYHALRDGNGEDYLDIINSKWDELDPAGHAKEILDRDGSNEGIPPPSDITFSVSAVNTYSECPKKYELQHILGMPTRDMEKSDGAMNIGSFVHKVLEKAVRQKVSTRKQLDEITLTLTKEDKWKWVDTAKAKPLLDVFWQRNKYSIQNNMMVERRFTVLLGDHQFKGFIDRVDLIPGSDNEVEIIDYKTGNEPGPVERSKQLLLYAHGFEHMYPEYRVQKLTLELLAKEKPRVYELDGEEYISSRVKPLDNGALSDMIDAADNIVHDYRCGFDRIDDDSVCKRCGYNLYCG, from the coding sequence ATGACCCTGAACGAACTACTCACCACATCAACCAAAAGGCAGCTTGATGCAATACAACACACCCGTGGACCGCTGTTGATACTGGCAGGGGCAGGCACAGGCAAGACCACCACCATCACTACTAAGATAGCCTACATGGTGAAAGAACAGGGTATAGACCCGGGCCAGATACTTGCCCTTACCTTCTCAAGGGAGGCTGCCGGGCACATGAAGGCCAAGGTCGAGCAGCTCCTGGGAGGTCTGGAGGTACATGTCAGTACATTCCACTCCTTCTGCGCAGAGGTCATCAGGGAGAATGCTGACAAATGCGGTGTGTCCCCCGAGTTCTCCATCCTGGAAGACGTGGACACTTCCATTATGCTGCACATGAAATTAGGCATAAATATCAGGGATGCGACACTGTACACTTCATCCATCTCAAAAGCCAAGGACCTGAACATCACCATAGAGAACATGGAGGATTTCCTGCAGGGTCGAAAACAGTTACTCAGGGAAATGGAACCGGATGAGGGAAAATGGGAGCAGTTGTACCATGACAACACCACCCGGCTGAATACCTTCCACCTGCTGGACGATGCTAAAAAGAAGGCATTGAAAGAGGAAAAGAAGGGCTGGATACACTTCAACGAGGAATATACGGAATATGCCAGGTACAGGGATATGGTGCAAACCTGGAAACGCTACGAGACCGCCAAAAAAAAGAGGAATGCACTGGATTATGGCGACCTGAACAAAAAGGCACTGGAATTCCTGCACACATACGGGACCCACGGGGCCACTGACAGGTACAAGTATATCATTATCGATGAGTTCCAGGATACTAACTATGTCCAGTTCGAACTGATCAGACTCTTGGCAGGCAAAGAGAAGAACGTGACCGTTGTTGCAGACCCCAACCAGACCATCTACGCATTCAGGGGTGCCTACACAAATAACATACAGGAGTTTATACGGAACTTTGATGTCGGGTCTGATGACATTGTCTCCCTTGATGTGAGTTTCCGCTCAACCAATAAGATACTGCGGGTATCCCATGACCTGATACGGCATAACTACGGCCCTGACCAGACGGACCTGCTTATCCAGCTTCATAACAACGATGAAGTTGAGGGGGGAGATGTACACATTGTTGAGACCGCTGACGAGAATGAGGAAGCCAGGTACATTGTGGAACAGATAGAGACATGCCTGGAACACGGGGTGGATAGGTCGGATATTGCCGTACTGTACCGGACACATACACAGGGGCGCAGGATAAGGCAGGCACTGGAAAGAAGGGGACATGCCGTACGTGTGAAGGATGATACTGATTTTTTAAAGCGCCCTGAGACCAAGACCGCACTTGCCTACCTGTACGTGCTGGATAACCTGGTCAATCCAAGGGCAAGGGGTACAGAAAGCTGGTGGAGGCTGTTCCACTACAACCATGCACTTGATACAGGGGATTCCATAATTATTGGGGAGTACCTCAAAAAGCACCGTGTCTCTTTTCAGGATGCCATCTACAACCATTTCAGTGAACTGGGCTTATCACCATCAGGACAGCAGGTAGTGAAGCAGATGAAACGCCGGATAGATGGGTTGAAAGATAAACTTGTACTGGACGTTTCTGATATTTTAATAGAAATACTGGACGCATCAGGCTTAAGCCGCCAGTTCACCTTTGATGATACCAGGGAGAACAGGGAGGCTATGCTGAACCTGAGGAACCTGCATGAAATGGCCCTGAAATTCGAAACATCACACGGCAGGGAACTGGGCGATTTTATTGCTTACCTTGAGATACTGGATGAGATGGGCAAGAACCCGCCGGCTGCAAGGATAATGGAAGAAGATGCAGTGAATCTTATGACAATCCATTCATCCAAGGGCCTGGAGTTCAATACCGTGTTCGTGACAAATATGGCAAAGGACCGCTTTCCACTGTTCAGAGGTGGTGTTGAGCCATTGATACCTATTGAACTTATAGACCTGTATCGTGACCTGCTTAAGCAGGATTTCAGTTCCAGGTCCAAACGGTTGAGTGCCATACGTGAACTGAAACGGGAGATCAAACTTGAAGAAGAGCGAAGGCTGTGCTACGTGGCCATGACCAGGGCAAGAGAACACCTGTACCTTACACTTGGTATCCGGTACGGTGCACGGGAGCGCCATCCATCGGAATTCCTTGTCGACATTAGATATGACAACTGGAGAGCTGTGGACAAGGATGAAGTGGATGTACCTGATATCACATACCTGCGCGACAGCGAGGTAAGTTCAAGGGAGGTTATCAGGGACAGTGAGCTTGAGTGTATCAAAACCCACAGGAAAAAGCTGGTTATTGAATCCCTTGACTTGGGTTCATTTGAGGAGAACCTGGGGCACTTGCTGGCATACCATGCATTGAGGGATGGTAATGGTGAGGATTATCTTGACATTATTAATAGTAAATGGGACGAACTGGACCCTGCCGGACATGCAAAGGAGATACTGGACAGGGACGGGAGTAATGAAGGTATTCCCCCTCCTTCTGATATCACATTTAGTGTTTCGGCAGTGAACACTTATTCGGAATGTCCTAAAAAGTATGAGTTACAGCATATACTGGGCATGCCTACCCGTGATATGGAGAAGAGTGACGGGGCCATGAATATCGGAAGTTTCGTGCATAAGGTCCTGGAGAAAGCTGTACGCCAGAAGGTCTCGACCAGAAAACAGCTTGATGAGATCACCCTCACCCTGACAAAGGAGGATAAATGGAAATGGGTAGACACGGCAAAAGCAAAACCCTTACTGGATGTGTTCTGGCAGCGCAATAAATATTCTATTCAAAATAACATGATGGTGGAAAGGAGGTTCACCGTACTGCTGGGGGACCACCAGTTCAAGGGTTTCATTGACAGGGTCGACCTGATACCAGGGTCAGATAATGAAGTGGAGATTATTGATTATAAGACAGGGAACGAACCTGGACCTGTTGAAAGGTCAAAACAATTACTTTTATACGCACACGGGTTCGAACATATGTATCCTGAATACAGGGTGCAGAAGCTGACACTGGAGTTACTGGCAAAGGAAAAACCCAGGGTGTATGAACTGGATGGTGAGGAATATATTTCCTCAAGGGTGAAACCGCTGGATAATGGTGCCCTGTCAGATATGATAGATGCAGCAGACAATATAGTTCATGATTACCGATGCGGGTTTGACAGGATTGATGATGACTCGGTATGCAAACGCTGCGGGTACAATCTGTACTGCGGATAA
- a CDS encoding HEAT repeat domain-containing protein, translated as MAGFNEIEYLKEGLKDGNKNVKRFAARVLGECGDLSAVESLIQSLNDKDECVVDYAASSLGGLKDKRAVKPLIKVLSHKYWAARCSAANSLRCLGDPTAIDPLIQALNDINDEVRYYAEEALQEFDDERAVELLNKFHESQIPEYLKEVFNAFNTVNKFKTFESLIQYLSDENDKVREYAAESFWELKDNRRLKDDTRTVDALIQSLNDKSKVVRDNIACLLGKIDTQTTLESLIQNLKNNNPDIRKSVVFGLGNSKNKLTTEIIFKTLTDENASVRLSAANSLLFSMKVPSVLTSRDYRCKENNNFLGC; from the coding sequence GTGGCAGGTTTTAATGAGATTGAGTATCTTAAAGAAGGTTTGAAAGATGGTAATAAAAATGTTAAAAGATTTGCTGCAAGGGTACTTGGTGAATGTGGAGATTTGAGCGCAGTGGAATCACTTATCCAATCTTTAAATGACAAAGATGAATGTGTAGTAGATTATGCTGCTTCCTCTCTTGGAGGATTAAAGGATAAGAGAGCAGTTAAACCTTTAATAAAAGTGCTATCACATAAATATTGGGCCGCTCGATGTTCTGCTGCTAATTCGCTTCGTTGTTTAGGTGATCCAACCGCAATCGACCCATTAATACAAGCCTTAAATGATATTAATGACGAGGTTAGATATTATGCAGAAGAAGCACTTCAAGAATTTGATGACGAGCGAGCAGTAGAGCTATTAAACAAGTTTCATGAGAGTCAGATTCCAGAATATCTTAAAGAGGTTTTTAATGCATTTAACACAGTTAATAAATTTAAAACATTCGAATCCCTTATTCAATATTTGAGTGACGAGAATGATAAGGTTAGAGAATACGCAGCTGAATCTTTCTGGGAATTAAAGGATAATAGAAGATTAAAGGATGATACAAGAACTGTTGATGCCCTTATTCAATCACTCAATGATAAATCTAAAGTTGTTCGAGATAATATAGCATGTTTACTTGGAAAAATAGACACTCAAACAACGTTAGAAAGCTTAATTCAAAACTTAAAAAATAATAACCCAGATATTCGAAAAAGCGTTGTATTTGGGCTTGGTAATTCTAAAAACAAATTGACTACCGAAATTATTTTCAAAACACTTACAGATGAAAATGCAAGTGTTCGATTATCCGCTGCAAATAGTCTATTATTTAGCATGAAAGTACCCTCAGTCTTAACATCCCGTGACTATCGTTGTAAAGAAAACAACAATTTTCTGGGATGTTAA
- a CDS encoding S9 family peptidase, translating to MNTIKKITPYGSWKSPVTSDMIVSGTIRLEQIVIDGPDIYWIENRPKEGGRYVIVRHSPDTLSTDITPPHFNARTRVHEYGGGSFTVVEGTTYFSNFDDQRLYRQFSGDDPHPLTPALDYRFADIIIDNIRNNLICVREDHTHSKQEPTNTLVSIDLDANNECQVLVSGHDFYSSPRLSPSGSHLAWLTWNHPNMPWDGTQLWVGEIEKDGSIGHIDQIAGGVDESIFQPEWSPDGTLYFISDKNGWWNLYCLNNNKNNKNIKPVCQIEAEFGLPQWVFGQSTYSFASTNRIICTYTRQGTWYLASIDTVSGRLDVINTPYTSIGYLKAVPGYIVFIGGSPTAAPSVVRLDLDTHKMHEMRCSSEIVVGVDIDINYLSKPKPIEYPTEHGLTANAFFYPPKNPEFAAAPDEMPPLLVISHGGPTASTSDTFNLMIQYWTTRGIAVLDVNYGGSTGYGRQYRQRLDGQWGIVDVDDCVNGARYLIEQGKVDSERLAIRGGSAGGYTTLCALTFRNAFKAGASYYGVSDLEAMVKDTHKFESRYLDRLIGPFYEGNELYSERSPINSIERLSCPVIFFQGLEDKIVPPNQTEMMVDGMRAKGLPVEYVLFEGEQHGFRRAENIKRALDCELDFYSKVFGFTLAGYDGHNL from the coding sequence ATGAATACCATAAAAAAAATAACCCCATACGGCTCCTGGAAATCTCCAGTCACATCAGATATGATCGTCTCAGGAACCATCAGACTTGAACAGATAGTTATCGATGGACCGGATATCTACTGGATAGAGAACAGACCAAAAGAAGGTGGACGGTACGTAATAGTACGTCACTCACCAGACACTCTAAGTACAGATATCACGCCACCTCACTTTAATGCCCGTACACGAGTACACGAGTACGGCGGCGGATCATTCACAGTTGTAGAAGGCACAACATATTTCTCAAATTTCGATGATCAACGTCTCTACCGTCAATTTTCCGGGGATGACCCGCACCCACTTACTCCTGCACTGGATTATCGTTTTGCTGATATCATTATTGATAATATCAGGAATAACTTGATATGTGTACGCGAGGATCATACACACTCAAAACAAGAACCAACCAATACTCTGGTAAGTATTGATCTTGATGCTAATAATGAATGTCAGGTACTGGTATCCGGTCATGATTTTTATTCATCTCCCCGGCTGAGTCCCAGCGGCTCACATCTTGCCTGGCTTACCTGGAACCATCCTAACATGCCATGGGATGGTACACAACTATGGGTAGGTGAAATAGAAAAAGACGGATCGATCGGACATATAGACCAGATAGCAGGTGGCGTTGACGAATCTATATTCCAGCCAGAGTGGTCGCCTGATGGTACTTTATACTTCATTTCAGATAAAAACGGCTGGTGGAATCTCTACTGCCTAAATAATAATAAAAATAATAAAAATATCAAGCCGGTTTGCCAGATAGAAGCAGAATTTGGCCTGCCGCAGTGGGTCTTTGGACAGTCCACTTATTCATTTGCATCAACGAACCGTATCATATGCACCTATACCAGACAGGGAACCTGGTACTTAGCAAGTATTGATACAGTATCAGGCAGACTTGATGTGATCAATACTCCTTATACTTCAATAGGATATCTCAAAGCTGTACCAGGATATATAGTATTTATCGGGGGTTCACCTACAGCTGCACCATCAGTGGTCAGGCTTGATCTTGATACACACAAGATGCATGAGATGCGCTGCTCAAGTGAGATTGTGGTAGGTGTTGATATTGATATTAACTATCTCTCAAAACCAAAGCCTATTGAATATCCGACTGAGCACGGACTCACAGCAAACGCTTTCTTTTATCCACCCAAAAATCCTGAATTCGCAGCTGCGCCTGATGAGATGCCCCCCTTACTTGTCATCAGCCACGGAGGTCCGACTGCATCTACTTCAGATACATTTAACCTGATGATACAGTACTGGACAACCCGTGGAATAGCTGTACTTGATGTGAACTACGGAGGAAGTACCGGCTATGGCAGACAGTACCGCCAGCGTCTGGATGGCCAGTGGGGAATCGTTGATGTGGACGATTGTGTGAACGGTGCACGATACCTTATTGAGCAGGGCAAGGTTGACAGTGAGCGGCTTGCTATTAGAGGAGGAAGTGCAGGAGGTTATACTACTCTATGTGCACTCACCTTCCGCAATGCTTTCAAAGCAGGAGCCAGTTACTACGGAGTCAGCGATCTTGAAGCCATGGTAAAGGATACACATAAGTTCGAGTCGCGTTACCTTGACCGGTTGATAGGTCCTTTTTATGAAGGAAACGAGCTATATAGCGAACGCTCACCTATCAACTCCATTGAGCGCTTATCATGTCCTGTGATCTTTTTTCAGGGACTTGAAGATAAAATAGTTCCACCCAACCAGACCGAGATGATGGTGGACGGGATGCGTGCAAAAGGATTACCAGTGGAATATGTATTATTTGAGGGCGAGCAGCATGGGTTCCGCCGAGCTGAGAATATCAAACGTGCGCTTGATTGCGAGCTTGATTTTTATTCAAAGGTTTTCGGTTTTACACTGGCCGGGTATGATGGCCACAACTTATGA
- a CDS encoding 30S ribosomal protein S4, with the protein MGYPGKNTKSYDTPRHPWQAVRLAEEVGHVKTYGLRNKREVWKAQSMLRNYRRSAMEMLAEITEGELIGHVKRKSDDILAKLKRYGILSPEGGLDDILALDTRNFLDRRLQTQVYRQGFANTLRQARQFITHGHIAIEAKKITVPGYMVTKEEELKIEYYLNSPLKSESHVQRPAQIVQKEIAQIEEVQEDRRRGRGRRGGGGGGRGRSGPGGANRGASGTAGKGSGNRSTGGTASKGSGNRSTGGTASKGSGNRSTGGTASKGSGNRSTGGTASKGSGNRSTGGTASKGSGNRSTGDSAGKDTKTSGEK; encoded by the coding sequence ATGGGATACCCAGGTAAGAATACAAAATCATATGATACACCCAGACACCCCTGGCAGGCTGTCAGGTTGGCTGAAGAGGTTGGGCATGTAAAGACTTACGGACTCAGGAACAAACGTGAAGTCTGGAAAGCACAGAGTATGCTCAGGAATTATCGACGGTCTGCTATGGAAATGCTGGCAGAGATCACTGAAGGCGAGTTGATCGGGCATGTTAAACGGAAATCAGACGATATCCTGGCCAAACTCAAGCGGTATGGTATACTGTCCCCTGAAGGCGGGCTTGATGATATCCTGGCACTGGATACCAGGAATTTCCTGGACCGAAGGCTCCAGACACAGGTTTACAGGCAGGGATTTGCTAATACACTGAGACAGGCACGCCAGTTTATCACACACGGTCATATAGCGATAGAGGCTAAGAAAATCACAGTGCCTGGCTATATGGTGACAAAGGAAGAGGAACTGAAGATCGAATATTACCTGAACTCTCCGCTCAAGAGCGAGTCACACGTTCAGCGGCCGGCCCAGATCGTCCAGAAAGAGATTGCTCAGATAGAGGAAGTACAGGAAGACAGAAGACGTGGTCGCGGTCGCCGCGGTGGCGGCGGTGGCGGTCGCGGTCGTAGTGGCCCAGGTGGCGCAAATCGCGGTGCAAGTGGTACTGCCGGCAAAGGCAGTGGAAATCGTAGTACTGGTGGTACTGCCAGCAAAGGTAGTGGAAATCGTAGTACTGGTGGTACTGCCAGCAAAGGTAGTGGAAATCGTAGTACTGGTGGTACTGCCAGCAAAGGTAGTGGAAATCGTAGTACTGGTGGTACTGCCAGCAAAGGTAGTGGAAATCGTAGTACTGGTGGTACTGCCAGTAAAGGTAGTGGAAATCGTAGTACTGGTGATTCTGCTGGCAAAGATACAAAAACATCAGGTGAAAAATAA
- a CDS encoding IS110 family transposase, which yields MSVLINKACGLDLHKRFLIATILSRSDEMAQKRFERNDQGILDLKSWIIEKQCDVVACESTSDFWVPIYDTLISHVTVIVGNARDMKAYSHKKTDKIDSEFIAQLALNNMVKPSRVFPKHHREFRSYVRLRHNLVRKRTDIKNQAHAILSSEMFHLSDVLTDIFGKNGKMVLSGICSGKKFDEIVDKLSPNVRKKSEQIKEILEREMSQSAAVRLRTCLNLIQDIDEQISIMETQMFNYVYKHHKHDMDILMSCPGIGELSAATLIAEIGDFNDFSSGDKLASWLGIVPNVYQSADKYYNGRITKRGSKVARWILTQIAQAASRKKASKLKEFFNRKKKTIGYQKAIIALARKIVTIIWHLITNNEMYEDETGYQKGEIQKRKIVETAEISIDERISILSEIFAIVNKKNTDVT from the coding sequence TTGTCAGTACTAATAAACAAAGCTTGTGGTTTAGATCTCCATAAACGTTTTTTAATAGCCACAATACTCAGCAGATCAGATGAAATGGCACAAAAGCGTTTCGAAAGGAATGACCAAGGAATTTTAGATCTCAAATCCTGGATAATCGAAAAGCAGTGTGATGTTGTTGCATGTGAATCAACAAGTGACTTTTGGGTTCCAATCTATGACACACTAATTAGTCACGTAACAGTAATTGTTGGAAATGCACGTGATATGAAGGCCTATTCTCATAAAAAGACGGATAAGATCGATTCTGAATTTATTGCACAACTTGCTTTAAATAACATGGTCAAGCCTTCAAGAGTTTTTCCCAAACACCACAGAGAATTCAGATCATATGTGCGTCTTCGTCACAATCTTGTGCGAAAAAGAACTGATATAAAAAATCAAGCACACGCCATTCTTTCTTCGGAAATGTTTCATCTCAGTGATGTACTCACTGATATTTTTGGTAAGAATGGCAAAATGGTTCTATCAGGAATCTGTTCTGGTAAGAAGTTTGACGAAATAGTAGACAAACTCAGTCCAAATGTTCGTAAAAAGAGTGAGCAGATCAAAGAGATTCTTGAACGTGAAATGTCTCAAAGTGCTGCAGTAAGGCTTCGAACATGCCTAAACTTGATCCAAGATATTGATGAGCAAATAAGCATTATGGAAACACAAATGTTCAATTACGTTTACAAACATCATAAACATGATATGGATATTTTGATGTCTTGCCCAGGTATCGGTGAGTTAAGTGCTGCAACACTGATTGCTGAAATCGGTGATTTCAATGACTTTTCATCGGGAGACAAGCTTGCTTCATGGCTTGGAATAGTACCAAATGTGTATCAATCTGCAGATAAATATTATAATGGAAGAATCACCAAAAGAGGTTCAAAGGTAGCAAGATGGATACTAACCCAGATTGCTCAAGCAGCTTCCAGAAAGAAAGCCAGTAAGCTGAAAGAATTTTTCAACCGGAAGAAGAAAACAATTGGATATCAAAAGGCAATAATTGCTCTGGCGAGAAAAATTGTAACGATTATATGGCATCTCATCACAAACAATGAAATGTATGAAGATGAAACCGGTTATCAAAAAGGAGAAATTCAAAAGAGGAAGATTGTTGAGACTGCTGAAATATCCATTGATGAGAGAATATCAATATTAAGTGAAATATTTGCAATTGTAAACAAAAAGAACACAGATGTAACATGA